One region of Deltaproteobacteria bacterium genomic DNA includes:
- a CDS encoding DNA cytosine methyltransferase, which yields MRNINSEISQSDEIRFIDLFAGAGGLSCGLEQAGFKPILANEINETYASTYKTNNPDCDVIIGDVKNISRKKIADIMKKYGEIDLIAGGPPCQGFSINAPIRNLDDQRNHLFKEFIRITKEIMPKAVLIENVPGIISLGKGTVVEQIYKELEFLGYKLSHRILFAGHYGVPQMRFRTVFIGLRDFHKPILFPEPEYNSTAQANFTDAKKLCLSILPILAQKLKEQINVWDAISDLPPINSEKKIGEYPYLSSPKTTFQKYMRRGAKKITSHFCNSLAKINIERLKHIPLGGSWRDIPFDLLPKGLTRAKRSDHTKRYGRLHPNSLCSTILTKCDPHWGSFFHPYQDRVITVREAARIQSFPDRYIFKGNMTKQYQQVGNAVPPLMAYSIGLAIREMITNA from the coding sequence ATGCGTAATATAAATTCAGAAATTTCTCAGTCAGACGAAATTCGTTTTATCGATCTATTTGCTGGAGCTGGTGGTTTATCATGTGGTTTAGAACAAGCAGGATTCAAACCTATTTTAGCAAATGAAATAAACGAGACGTATGCATCAACATACAAAACAAACAATCCTGATTGTGATGTAATTATAGGGGACGTTAAAAATATAAGTAGGAAAAAAATAGCAGATATTATGAAAAAATATGGCGAAATTGATTTAATTGCTGGTGGTCCTCCATGCCAAGGTTTTTCAATAAATGCACCTATAAGAAATCTCGATGATCAACGAAATCATCTTTTTAAAGAGTTTATTAGAATCACGAAGGAGATAATGCCAAAGGCCGTGCTAATTGAAAATGTGCCTGGAATTATTTCATTAGGCAAGGGCACAGTTGTAGAACAAATTTATAAAGAATTAGAATTTCTCGGTTATAAGTTATCACATAGAATTCTTTTTGCTGGGCATTATGGTGTACCGCAAATGCGATTTAGAACGGTATTTATAGGACTTAGAGATTTCCATAAGCCGATTTTATTTCCAGAACCAGAATATAATTCAACTGCGCAAGCAAATTTTACAGATGCAAAAAAACTATGTTTATCAATACTACCGATACTGGCCCAAAAATTAAAGGAACAGATAAACGTCTGGGACGCTATTTCAGATTTGCCTCCTATAAATAGTGAAAAAAAAATTGGAGAATATCCTTATTTATCTTCACCAAAAACAACTTTTCAAAAATATATGCGCCGGGGTGCAAAAAAAATAACAAGTCATTTTTGTAACAGTTTAGCAAAGATAAATATTGAGAGGTTGAAACATATTCCATTAGGAGGAAGTTGGCGGGATATCCCATTCGATCTTTTGCCAAAAGGCTTAACAAGAGCAAAGCGCAGTGATCATACAAAACGATATGGTAGGCTTCATCCTAATTCACTATGTTCAACTATACTTACAAAATGCGATCCTCATTGGGGCAGTTTTTTTCATCCATATCAAGATAGAGTCATCACTGTGAGAGAAGCTGCGAGAATTCAATCGTTTCCTGATCGATATATATTCAAAGGAAATATGACAAAGCAATATCAACAAGTTGGTAATGCTGTGCCACCTTTAATGGCATATTCAATCGGTTTAGCAATAAGGGAAATGATAACAAATGCTTAA